GTGATGTTTATAACCCTTTATTTTTATATGCTCATCCAGGGCTTGGTAAAACACATCTATTACATGCGGTAGGCAATGCCATTGTGGCGGCTAATCCAGAAAGTAAAGTGGTCTATATTAGATCTGAACGTTTTGTACAAGATATGATCAATTCCATCCGTAATAATACGATTGAACAATTTAAAGAATATTACGCGTCTTTAGATGCACTATTAATAGATGACATCCATTTCTTTGCGGGTAAAGATCGCTCTCAAGAAGTTTTGTTTCAAACGTTTAACTCTATGTTAGATGCACATCAACAAGTCATTTTAACCAGTGATCGCTTTCCAAAAGAAATTGAAGGTATTGATGAACGTTTACGTACTCGTTTCGGTTGGGGATTATCTATTCCCATTGATCCACCAGAGCTCGAAACGCGTGTCGCTATTTTGATAACGAAAGCCGAAGAGCGAGGCTTAGTATTACCTGATGATGTCGCTTTCTTTATCGCGAAACGTTTAACCATCACGGATGTGCGAGTGCTCGAAGGAGCGATTGCCAATATTTCAGCTAAAGCGCAATTTACAGGACAAGATATCACCATATCTTTAGTACAAGATGCCTTACGTGATATGTTGGCGGTGCACACTAGGCAAACAACTATTGAAAATATTCAAAAAATAGTCGCAGAGCACTACCGAATTAAAACCTCGGATATGTCTTCAAAACGCAGAACGCGTACCGTTGCTCGCCCACGCCAAATTGCGATGGCACTCGCTAAAGAATTAACCCAACACAGCTTGCCTGAGATTGGTGAAGCTTTTGGTGGAAGAGATCATACAACGGTCTTACATGCCTGTAGAAAAGTGGCTGAGTTACGTCGTGAAAATAACGATATTCAAGAAGATTATAAAATATTGATCCGTACGCTTTCACTCTAAGGTTTAAAATATATGCAATTTTCAATTTCTCGAGAAGCATTTTTACGACCATTGCAATTGGTTGCAGGATCCGTAGCAGGTGGGCGTCCCGCTCTGCCTATTATGGCAAATATTTTGATCCAAATTAAAGATGGCATACT
The sequence above is a segment of the Psychromonas sp. CNPT3 genome. Coding sequences within it:
- the dnaA gene encoding chromosomal replication initiator protein DnaA, which gives rise to MSLAIWQECLAQLKDELSTGDFSTWLRPLQAEYNNLILSLYSPNKFTSDWVRNNYMDIIESKIQEISKLQDPNLLIQIRLLVGNARPIEMQQKKPVHKPVSSAQPWDGENKANKVAHKSNLIKKYTFDNFVEGKSNNFAIATTQQIAENPGDVYNPLFLYAHPGLGKTHLLHAVGNAIVAANPESKVVYIRSERFVQDMINSIRNNTIEQFKEYYASLDALLIDDIHFFAGKDRSQEVLFQTFNSMLDAHQQVILTSDRFPKEIEGIDERLRTRFGWGLSIPIDPPELETRVAILITKAEERGLVLPDDVAFFIAKRLTITDVRVLEGAIANISAKAQFTGQDITISLVQDALRDMLAVHTRQTTIENIQKIVAEHYRIKTSDMSSKRRTRTVARPRQIAMALAKELTQHSLPEIGEAFGGRDHTTVLHACRKVAELRRENNDIQEDYKILIRTLSL